In one Lolium rigidum isolate FL_2022 chromosome 3, APGP_CSIRO_Lrig_0.1, whole genome shotgun sequence genomic region, the following are encoded:
- the LOC124699590 gene encoding F-box/kelch-repeat protein SKIP20-like — translation MMRNQKSRAQECKVDHIDLIPGMPDDVAVDCLARVPHRSFGSMRGVCRGWRGAAAAPEFALARADAGANEDLVFLLQFGIPTDGVPAVGGDAPASTQAYGVSVYNVTTGEWRRERAAPPVPMFAQCAAVGSRLAVLGGWDTKTFEPVADVHVLDATTGVWRCGAPMRSARSFFACAEAGGKIYVAGGHDKLKNALKTAEAYDAGADAWDPLPDMSEERDECDGMATVAGDRFLAVSGYRTGRQGGFERDAEWFDPAARVWRRLERVRAPPSAAHVVVRGRVWCIEGTAMMEYRGERREWREVGPSPPGLKAGTARAVAVGGGERVVVTGAISSGGHALWVFDVKTKIWTVVCPPPEFAGFVFSVGSVRV, via the coding sequence ATGATGAGGAACCAAAAGAGCCGTGCTCAGGAGTGCAAGGTCGACCACATCGACcttatccccgggatgccggacgACGTCGCCGTCGACTGCCTCGCGCGCGTCCCGCACCGCTCCTTCGGCTCCATGCGCGGCGTCTGCCGCGGCTggaggggcgccgccgccgcgcccgagtTCGCCCTCGCGCGCGCCGACGCCGGCGCCAACGAGGATCTGGTCTTCCTCCTGCAGTTCGGGATCCCGACGGACGGCGTCCCCGCCGTCGGCGGAGACGCGCCGGCCAGCACCCAGGCGTACGGGGTGTCGGTCTACAACGTCACCACGGGTGAGTGGCGCCGCGAGCGCGCGGCGCCGCCGGTGCCGATGTTTGCGCAGTGCGCGGCGGTCGGGAGCCGCCTGGCCGTGCTGGGCGGGTGGGACACCAAGACCTTCGAGCCCGTGGCGGACGTCCACGTGCTGGACGCCACCACCGGCGTGTGGCGCTGCGGCGCGCCGATGCGGTCCGCGCGGTCCTTCTTCGCGTGCGCCGAGGCGGGCGGCAAGATCTACGTCGCCGGGGGCCACGACAAGCTGAAGAACGCGCTCAAGACGGCGGAGGCGTACGACGCGGGGGCGGACGCCTGGGACCCGCTCCCGGACATGTCGGAGGAGCGCGACGAGTGCGACGGCATGGCCACCGTCGCCGGCGACCGCTTCCTCGCCGTCAGCGGGTACCGCACGGGCCGGCAGGGCGGGTTCGAGCGCGACGCGGAGTGGTTCGACCCGGCCGCCCGCGTGTGGCGCCGCCTGGAGCGCGTGCGCGCGCCCCCCTCGGCGGCGCACGTGGTGGTGCGCGGCCGCGTCTGGTGCATCGAGGGCACCGCCATGATGGAGTACCGCGGGGAGCGCCGCGAGTGGCGCGAGGTCGGCCCGTCCCCGCCGGGACTCAAGGCCGGCACGGCGCGCGCGGTCGCCGTCGGCGGCGGGGAGCGCGTGGTGGTCACCGGGGCAATCAGTTCTGGCGGGCACGCGCTGTGGGTGTTCGACGTCAAGACCAAGATCTGGACCGTGGTGTGCCCTCCGCCGGAGTTCGCCGGCTTCGTCTTCTCGGTGGGATCTGTGCGGGTGTGA